The following is a genomic window from Phaseolus vulgaris cultivar G19833 chromosome 6, P. vulgaris v2.0, whole genome shotgun sequence.
TgaattcaaacaaaattaatcaaattaaaaagtttTTACAACCTCATtttatatgtggatgacatttTTGTTTTAAGCAGGGCAGATAATAAGTCTTTTAAAAATCcgagtatttttttaaaaatatgtggATAATTCTAAGAGTAGGTTTTTCACCATGAATAATTctgcaagatttgtcaccaaaattcaattttcttttgtttacctttcacttatttaggagtgtctatctttgttggtgttTCAAGGGGTCGTTTTCTtgaacctttggctgataaagtcaaattgaagtttgcttcttggaaaggtaaatctcttagcatgattgGTCGGattcagttggtcaatacggtgattacgagtcttctagcttatagttttaatttgtgTAAATGACATGTTtctcttcttaagcaagttaagcagtggtgtcaaaattttatctagattggtgatattctgaaaaaaggtaCAACTACTATTAATTGGACTACGATTTGTTCTCCCCTtaagaatggaggtttgaagattattaaccttCATCATGAAAACAATCCATATCTTCTTaggcttgcttggaactttgcttatagcaacaaaccTTAGTCTTTGGTCTTGAAagtcagggttcttaaatcaaaatacgagtttcgaatggtttatagatcctcatctctttagcctggaattaagcagttttattctactatacttgattatacttattggactgttggtacaggttcttttattaatttttggaatgataaatggtgtggtACTATTtctttagcgaatattgtaggATTATCTGATGGTACTAGCCTTTCGGATATAGTCTCACAGTTTTGGACAGGTGGTGATTGTAATATTTCATTGTCTTTACAGCAAATGTctcatctttttagtcatatcatggttagggaggaacatGATATTTCCAATTGGATCTAAATGAGtttggtcgtttcactcttaaattggctagaacttttttcttggatccaGAAGCTCCCtatggttggggtaaatttatttggtcttcatatcttccgccttccaaaactcttgtcatttggaaagtttttcatggacAGCTTCCTACAtatcaacatattcaaaataaaggtttgcatatttgttctatgtgtacgttttgtgaaaaacacgaggaatctattcaacatttatttttttgaatgttctaatgctttgcctatttggagttgggttcgataGATTTTTCCTATTTCTCATTTATCTAATATTGAtgattttctctcttttattaagaatgatggtagtcctttggttaaattgattaagcttgttgtgataaatttttatatttggatgatatggcgtatgagggattatgctcgttttcaggataagattgaggtttctatgGCTATTTcggatattaaatatttaactcgTCTAGTGAGAAATTCATTTAAAGCTttaatgaagaatgatatgttggatttcaacgtaaTCAAGTTTTTTgatattaatactcgtactggtaaagttttTCTAGTCATCTTcatgttagatgggagtttccttcatcAGAGGCTTAGTTCAAATTAACACTGATAgggctgctaggggatatcctggtcttgctacttgtggggGTATTTTCCATGGAAGTATGGAGGAgtttcactataagaaaatcattaaatagaaaccaacttttaaagaccaaaataattaggtGCAatggtaactaaattagagaccattttagaaactaaaaaatattggtttctaaattagtttatattattgttaaatactttctaaattggtatctaattagctaccaaggttttactaccaattatttaaattctaaatttggtagcaaaaacattggttgctaattagatatcaatctagaaaccatttaacaataataaaaattaattgagaaaccaaaaatttatttagttcctaaaatagtctctaatttagtcactatagcaactaattattttttgtctctaaaattagtttctatttcatgatttcatgattttcaactAATTAGGTTTTTGTCTATTGTgctctggttgctgagttttacgAGGGTTATACATGTACGGAGGAAAATCAAAAGATGAGGCTTACTAATATGATTTTGCTTTGGTTTATGCTGCATTTATTGTCAGGACTAATGTTTCTTGGATGTTTTATAATCATCGAttaaatacttgtcttaattattatgggaaaatcaggtttagggttactcatatttttcgtgaaggaaatgcgtgtgctgataagttggctaatttaggatttattcaaataaaatattttcatttgtatAATAGGCTACCAtttagtctgttcttagaattctttatctatacctatatataaaggggattccccttCTAAGTGCcatataatattatttcaattttattcttagatttatattttatttcattattttaaaaatttaaaaatatattatttcatttttttaacagttttaaatgTATAACAGAAATATATAACAGAAGagataacattatttttaaaaatcaaaactaaaTATATCTTTTTCTCCCATCATTTTCTCCCATTATTTTCTCTCATCAAACGATCTTTTCGTCTTCATATTCAAATTCATATTCAAAATATGAGAAGTCATTCTTACGTTCCACGACCACGAACCCAGGAACCCAACCAGTAAGTGTTGTCtttcaattataaaatagaagatGAAATTGCAAATAGAAGATGAAATTGCAATGTAtgaatttacttttattttttattttttatgttttatttattgataataatattattcttattgTGCTAATACATAAAACATTGAAAGGGAAAGAACGTACCGCTGCAATTGTCAGGTTCAGTGCCATGGCGGTAATGGATTCCGACTCAACATCGAGTGTGGAACGGAGGACGGTAGTAACGAAGTCGGCGATTTTGATTGACTCACCGCAGACTAAGGCAAGGAGAGAGTTGTTCGATGGGCCACCGGTGTAGAATTGTGGCAGAGTGGACTCATAATGGTAGTTGGTTTTCAATTACAAGGATTCCATTTAGAAACTGCTGCCACTGTGTGAAATCCTCCAGGTTTCAAATTTtttcaaacattttaaatttgaaacttttcaaaattttaaattttaaattttcaattttcaaaatttttaaattttaaatttgcgaaatttttaaatttcaaaaaatttcaatttttcaaaatttcaaaccctaaagtaaaacacttcaaaaaatttaaaatttaaattttaaaaattcttaaattttaaaaaattttaaacccaaaaaatctttaaattttaaaatttcgaaattttcatatttcagaattttcaaatttcgaaattttgaattttaaaattttttaaattttaaatttaaatctaaacTGAAGGCTTTATAAACCCATCAAATATCTTTTtcgttttctattttcttattcaaaatattagtCGTAATTTTGTTTCAAGAACCACGAAATCAAATCAACCAGTAAGTAGTGTTTTTCAATGGCTTCTACACAGTTGACTCTTGCAAATTCGTaagtatgtatataattattgttttgtgTTTCTTATAATAATTACCAAAACCATTCCATTAACAAGATTCTCCATTTTTTGTTTCGTGAACATTTATAactctcttttaattttattatatgcgATTTGCAGTTTGAAGAACTTTCACGCGTTATGGCATGGGATTTGCAAGCTATTGTGGGATGCACCATTGCCCTAGCCACCATTATGGACAACCCGAATCTCATTCTTTCTCAAGGTTTTTGTGCTGAACAAGATGACCTACTTTGTGATTTTCAGAAATTCTCATAAACCAAAACGGTGCTTAATGAATTGGAAGAGATTTACAAACCTTTCTACCCTCATGTTCATAACAACCCTCATCCCATCATTTCATGTTTCCAACCTATCCCTCATAAAAATGTCAAAGAACTCAAACTATCAAACAAAGTAGATGAATAAGCACAAGATTTGCACGACACGGAAGCATCTAAATGCAGAAGAAGGTAAGTCATTCATCCAactgaaattgaaaattgaTGGTACatgtataattttgttttgttacatTAAAAGTCAACCTGTTATGTAATATCATACAGAATGAGGGTGGTGAAGCATTTAACCGCGGCAGATGGTGTGTCAGACCCACAAAAAGGGTAGTTTTGGATTTAAATTTTGGGCGATTTTGGTGTTTCACTCTCTTATCTCCCTAGAGTCAACTTTTCCTATCCATGTTACAAAGACCAAGGTCAAAGACTCATGGGAATGTGGAAAAATCATAAACCAATGAATGGTGACACTTTACTCCAGATGAGGACGTTTGTGTTTTCATAATTGAAGTGCTCCCATTTTGCCTTCACAGGGTGCAAGAGTTACACGGTCGAAAAAGGTAGATGCTTTTAGGAGTCTATGGTGTAAAGAAACTCAACAAAGCAACAACAATAATGATTCTTTGGGCATTGTTTTTTTCCATTAAAGGGGTTTTGCCTTGAGTCTCCTTTGGAGAATTGTGTGTTCCTATATATTTTGGGATTATTATTTTACAATCACATGGTGATGAGTGTGCATTTGTCCATTGGAAATAATGAAGAAGATGAGAAAACCAAACTTTTGGTTAAATGGAACTTCATTCTAAAATATTGGTTCATGTTAGCAATGAGAATGgaagtaataaaattaacaataatgtTGAAAGAGAGGGTGAAAAAGATGAATGATGTTTGCTCtgaattattttgtattttgttttcacttttacTAATAAtgtgtaaataataatattatttattcaattttactattaaacataattatataaaaaaaaaatgcgaGTGCCTGTGTATCCCGCTAGTAATACATCTAATGACACTCCTTCTATTTACTCTGTTGTCATTATTTACCAATAAGCAAATAtccttcaaaattaaaattattctgTTTCGCTATTTAAAAGTAACTTTCTACCTAATTTAACTTCTATTATTCAAAAATTTGAACACCCTTCcttaaaagtaaattattattgaatattgatttttttagaatttatcATTAAGGAagaaatcttttaaaaattcttcttcttattctaatattatatatcgaatatttgaattatttttttatctttgacaTGTTTTATgcgttttttttaatctttatcgATAACATTATACAGAAAGAAGGTGGTTAAATTATACTGATTGtagtttttttaatcaattacataattgattatcttTATAACAGATAAATTTTATAGTGTAATTTataagtttatattattataattataaattttatttaaatttaacaagtttaaacaagttattcatattttaatatatatatatatatatatatatcaattttgATATATACTAGATATCAAATAGTTTTGAAGTAATATAtttgttatataaataatttatgtaattttttttttctaaccaTAAGTTTTAGAAAGCTTGACCTAATTGAGAGGGATTAATGGTACATAATGGATAAAAGTTAAATTCGTATAATTGGATTCCTCTTTTGTAActattacaaaatttaataactTATTCTCAATTCTTTTTCATTTGATTCAAAATTCCTTTTATTTAGATCatatttaaaaaacttaggttagttaaaaatcatttaatactttatttttatatatcaaatttgtgtaatataaatattttaaaatataaataaatacgaatttgattattattttattgtttaatatttttaaattttctcatAAACTATCATCGAAATAAATAGTTGCAAATTCAAAGATTAGATAGATAAAATTTACATCATATAACTGTTAATGGTGTAATAATTGGAGTAATTTAATAGTGTCAAATTTGCTGTTGAATGACTTTATTGTAACTTTTAATTTGATCCTTTTAAGCAACTTTAGTGGATTAAATGAAAAaagcagggatgagaagaactATTTTAAGTTTCTGCATGTTTCATACAGAAATTTCCTCACAGTTTTTATCAATCACATGGAAATAGTTGTCAATTGGTAGCAGTAcagaattttattattttaaagtaaattgTATGGAGAGATCACTGATAAGTGTCACAAGATATGTCCCACCAATTGACTTGCTTACTGCTTTGTGATTCAGACTTTAGATTAGTAAGCTCCAAATAAACTGAAAAGAAGCAAGAGTTTTATGAGCTTGTAGACAATTGAAAATCATGAGCTAACCCAAGAAAACTTGTTAAATCTTACCTTTGCAAACCAGACTATCAACGCTTGCTATATAGcaaggaaaaaaagaaagagaaaaaatgtTAGAGGAAGTTCAACATTTTATTAACTtcaattttgtttctaaaaaatTCTTTGTATATCGTGCGGCATACcttgtgttttgttttctgaCACTTTGCTTCTTAGACACTGGTCGCTGAGGTTCATGACTTGGAACTGGTATAGTCTTCACCTGGGACATTGACATATAAAAAGTGGTAGTCATTTTCAATGCATGATAATGATTGTTCTGTATATTGcttttttcaaacaaacaaatatGCTGACTTACCAAATTCTTGAACATGAGATTGTAGAACATCTTAATGTAACTTTGCTTTGCctctttttgtttattattcACCCGTCTCCAGTAGGTATAGATGTTCCCCATATTCAACATCTTGTTTGCATAGATCTTCCATGTGTAGCTACAAAACAAAGGCATAAGAAGGGAATAAAAGCTTCTAACAACGCCTTATAGGTCTGTAATAGTAATGTAAATGTTAAACAATAATGGTCCTAATATGGATCTATGAAATTGAAGTTGCATGTTTACCATTCATTTATGCGCTGCAATCCTGCTGCTGAAATTCCACTCCAGTGTGTTGAATCTTGTAAGCATTTTTCAAAGAAATCAGCTATTTTGTTGCTTGATTCTTCTCCATTGTGGGGATCAATGTGGAAGCCAGAGATTCCGTCAACAATGATTTCTGCTGGACCTCCTTGGTTGGTGGCAAAAGTAGGCAAACCACAGTTCATTGCTTCAATGACAGTGAGACCAAATGCTTCATATAAAGCAGGCTGCACAAAAGCTCCCTTAGTATCAGCAATGAAGCGGTAGAGCTCTCCATTGCGATACCTATCAGTCTGTGCAGCGATCCATCTGAATTGACCCCTGAGTTGGTACTTTTCTACCAGATCATGCATCTTTCTTATCTCTGCCATTTCCTCCCTGTCTTTGGATTTCAAAGGGTCAAAGAAGCCTCCAACTATAACAAGATTCACCATTTTTCTCAATCTTTGATTCTTTCCATACCACTCAACTAACCCAGTTAAGTTCTTCACAACATCAAACCTAGCCATTGAGAAGATGATGGGTTTTCTCCTGTTTTCTAAGTATCCACTGTTTCAATGATAAATTCAGCAGATAAAGTTAACCACTTGGAAGAATATAGCAATTCTTATAGTAACCACAAAACAGATGCAAATAAGTTGCTTACATATGTTCATTGGTATTCACTTCACTGTACAACAGGCCTTCGATGGAAGGATAAAATTGAGTGAATCTTCTGTCTTTTTCTGTGTAAGGGAAGTAGACAGACTGATCAGCTCCAGGTGCAGCTATGTTGAACTTGGGATCAAATACATTTATCCCTGAAACAACCCTACACAGCCCTGGGAGTGTAAATGCAGCATGGCTTTCATATTGTCCTGGTCTATCCTTGCTGCAAACAAGAACTTTCAGAACTTAATGTTTCAAACTACTGTTGATTTTTCttcaatatttatattaactTCCTAGTTTTTCTCAATTTTGGTTTTggtactattttataaattacgTAAGTGAATTTCTTGAGTGTGACAAAATTTCTATTTCCAAGTAATAGAGAAAGGATGTCAAAagtaatttctttttttcaatatgACATCTAACCTTCCAGCAATTTCCTGATAGGTGCTGGCTATAATGAAATCTGATGCATTCATTGCAATTGTATCTGCCATGAACTGACATGAGAAGTGATACTTAGGATCTAATTCTTTCCACTTGACATCTGAATCTTCATACTTAGTCTTCTCCAAAGCATGTGCAATAGTTCCCTGTTTTCCAATGCAACCTAAGGAATTAATTTATCCAGCAGAAAGGACATATTTACGGATACAAAAGTTGCTGAATATGAAATTTTCAGTAAGAAGGTAGTAACCTGAGTTATCTCAAGTCTGTTAGCCATGAGAGATGCTACCAAATTCCCATCAGTGTAATTTCCAATAATAAGATCTGGTTTTCCTTGGCTAAGAATCTTGGCTGTGGCATCCTTTTAACATGAGCCATAGACTGATCAGATGGAAAACTTATATGTAAAAGCTACCAAGAAAAGGTTCTTATATCATATGTACATACTTGAGTAAACCTCTCAAGAAAAGGATAGATGTCAAAACGAGAAACCCACTGACGCAGGATTCCTTTATCTGTGTGGAAAGGAACACGTAGAATGTAGGAGTACTTAGTTCCATTGATTGGTTCCGACTCCTGACTGCACATGGTTCCTAGAGCATCAGGGATGAGTCTTGTGACCTGTCATGGTCAATAACATACTTGCATAATTCTGTCAAAGCAAGTGGTACATAGAAAAGGATAACTTTTTTGCATCATAACTCACCACAAGAATCTTAGGATCTATATTTAGGCCTTGTTGCTTAATTCTGAGCAACAACTCTGCTTCAAGAGCTCTAACTTGATCCAATATGTACACTACCTGCTCCAAAGTGCACAATGTTAAAAAGTTGGCTTGGGTTGTAACTTGTAAAATCATTTCCATGATTTTCACTTAACAACTAAAGTTCAGAAGTGTAACCTGTCCACCAGTGTCTGGCAAACCAAGAACATCAGCTTGTCCAAAATAACCATGAATGGAGAATATCACAACATTGAAAATTGTAGGAACTCTGCTAAAAAAAATCTCCAGGTTCACTGCATCAGGAGCTTGGAGTACTTCTGATAGAATTCCCATTGTCTCCTTCACTCTTCCTGCAGTATCTCCCCATCCTCTCTCAAACCCCCACTTTTTGAGCCTATGAGTGAAAATGGTGTTGATTACTAAATTagtaaatacaaatatattccaatttaaaaaatatgaagggGTTTACTTTGTCTCAAAATCCTGATAAGGGGCATCCTTGGGAAGTGCCGAGAGATGTCCATCCGCCACCATCAGTGCCAGCTGAAGCTTTGCAGCAGAGCTGAGGGTGTCACTTATCATCAGGTTCTACCATTGTAGATGACAAAAGGGAAGAAAGATTAATGTTCAAAAGTGTGTGtaatgaaaaaacaaaagttGTTGGTAATGTTTTATGAACTATGTTGTTTTTCCACTTACTTCACCTCCATGATTTAGTGATACCAAGTAGTCCACAATAGGTTGTGTTTTAGTCCGTTTCCCGCTAAACCTTGAAGTTAAGAACTTGGAAACAAAATGGAGCCCATTTCCAATTGAAGAAGGCAGAGTCAAGTTCGGAATAGGGAAATCAAATGCTCCAAAGTCTGCTTCAAATGCGTTTTCATCGTTTGCCCTGCAGCATCGACCCAAGTTAATGTTCAAAACAAAAGTGCCAAAATAATTAGTCTTGCTTCTAGGGACTATTTTCATGTGGCAAGGTAAAGTATTGAACACGGTTTATATATTTCTTACATTGAGAATGGAGACCCCACTAAATATGGTCAGTCAAGTACTAATAATATGATTATCAAAACTCCATAAATTTGTTACATACACTGGGCTAGTGCTTCTCTAGTCCTACACTCAAAAGGAAAACAATGTATATATTAATATGATAATGACATACTTCAATTTATTATCTGTCATTATTCTATTTGTTCTTTTTTGTCTGTCAACATAAATTTCATATCTTACGCTACTAACCCGCTACACAAGAAATAAAAAAGCTACAAGATTGTCTTATATAATGATAATAACGAGTGAAAACCTGAACTGGGATGAGTAGGtttgttaagaaaataaatgcaAATGGGGAGAAGGAAGATACTAAGAGAAGTTGTTTAGAAGGTTAATCTATTGCAAAActtggaaaaatgaagagaaatgaCAAACCATTCTTCGTCATATACGCTTTCCTTGAATTTGAGATAATCTGTGGAAGTGATTGGTTCAACTGAAAGATCCTCAGAGCTCACTCTTACAAATTCCCAAACTCCAGGATTTGGCCTTACTGCAAAGGCGACATAAGGTGGATCAACAGCAGCTTCCTGCAAGTTTAAGGAGCTCAACATTATAATCCAAATGCTAAATAATATCACATTGTAACATACACAAGAAAAAGCAAAGAGAAAACCTGTGTACAACTCAATAAGAAGCCAAGGTTCCCCTCTAATACTTGATTTCTCTGAATGTTGTCATCTATAACATGCTCCATTTCTTCCATCAAGTCATGAAGCTTAATAATCCTTCTCCCCTTCTCAATGTACTTAGCAAAACACCTCTTCACATGGTGCCTACTTGGCCTCAATGTCTCATCAGGCATGTCATTAGTTACCAATTCTTTATCTCTAAAGATCGGTGAAGAAGCCATTTCAAGAATGAgataatgataatgataatgaAGGAATTAAGGTTTGGAAATTCCTATTTTTGTGGCTCTAAGGAGTTGTGCCTCCTTCTCAATTTATACGCTTGGCTATTTACGTGAACATTATTGTTATGATTGGTGAGATAGCTTTTTGGGATGAAATTGGCCCCACGACAGAGGTGCAGGAGTTGAGGAAGAACATTTGCATGGACAATGTGAATGGTATCTGTAAGTCAGAATTATTCTTTTCTTCTATGTGTCTAGTTGTTGTTGTGGTATATGTTTGTATGAGATCATGAGAAAAAGAATATGCAAAAGTTGCAATCTTCTTCAAGGCATTTGCATTGTATGATACCTAGCTGTTGAGTTTCGTCCAAGATTGTTCAGTGTCAGTCTCTGCTAAAAAAGTTTCGATTTAGAATAACTACAaaagctttttttttctttttttcatagGTGCACCCGAAATCTTTTCACctgtttattgttttttaaatagtttttatatttgttactGTACTATGAAACTATGAAGCTgagacacttctcttaaatggcgtgttGGATACTCGTATCAGAcacgacactcgtatgacacttgtaAGACACATATTCatgaagtgtctaattcaacaagtatttgttGGTTTTCTGAGAATTatagtacggttctaacacaatttaaaaaataaaaactcaaacttattgtataaatttttattatgattataaaaataaaaaacaatcattttgaaccagttatgaaaaacatctttctacttcaaaaaataatttaaaacatacttatgcacataaatatttattgtcaatttatatgatttataatatatatatatacatatattcgtgtcctacattttagaaattatacatattttcgTGTCTGTGTTGTATTACAAAGGTAATGAATtctttaaatctaatttaattaacgACTCAATAATTTTTCacatacttatatattattaaatattataataatcgAAGTGGAATCTTTAAATAAAATGTCACTTTTACAAATGTAATTACTGTTTTCtcaataaatagtttataacagtactgagatataaaaaaaatataaatatgttattaTCTTTTTATTGTTTAGAGATGctgtttcaaaataaaaaatgaggagatttaaaaaaaaacaatttgttttaaaatataacataattttttaaatcgttttttaaataatatctgTGCTATTCGAAATATGTAAATTGTGTATATTTCATATAATTCTAGAAAGTATACTTTAAATTGTCTATTACCATTATATTATACTTTagaaaatatttgatattttaaaatgcataattaataattttcttggtTCTATTTTAACTTAATGCAGTTCGAAATAtcactcatatttttttttatctgtaatATGTATTGAAAAacttttaaatacatttttttttaaataatgttttttgGTATATGTACGGGCCATAGGAAGAAAATCCTTTTTATTTGGACCGGATTGTATGTGGGCTAAGCCAGTAATGGACAGAAAGGGCCCACTAGATCATCGCCGTTAACCTCTTTCAAAATCAAAGAAACCCTAATTTTGGATTTCAACGGCGCATTCTTGTTTCACCTTTTATAAGAACCCTTCATCCTTGCATTACACATTAGCCACTCTTCTCTCGCAAAGTATCAATCTTTCAGGCTGTCTTTGATTAAGGTTTCGTTTTTGTGTTATGGGTATGCCTCATTTGTGTATGTGTAGGCGTCATTTACTGATTACCTGTGCTCTCATCTTGGTGGGTACTGCGTATGAGCTGACGCTATAGCAATTCCTTTCTGCAATCTCTACAGTACTGTTTCTTCTTATTGTCTCAGTTTCCATTGCAGAGCGGGAAAATTCATTCCTTGATTCAAAGATttctaaattttacttttttgcTTCTATTTTCTGTAGTTTTTGGTTATATGCTTGGAAGTAGTCGGTTTATGATGCATGCTCTTTTGTGGTTTTTGAATATTGATATAGATGTGAATAGTGGTAGAGTTGTAAAAAAGATGTGATGAGCCTTTCCCCATATGATCGAAGTTGATTCTAACTGTGCTATTATCATAATTCTGTCTCATATATTGAGTATTGAATTTCCAAGCCAGAACTCTGATCTCTCTATCGATtcaattttatgttatattagAATTTCAATATGTTAATTAATGTGAACATGGTTTTATTACTTGTTAGATGTAATTTGatgtttgtttgtgttaatgTATGTTAATGCGTAGCACTGTTTGATGGATGTGATGATTATTTCCCCATGTGATCGACGCTGAACATACTGTGCGATTTTTCTCTTTTGAGAAACCAAGCCAA
Proteins encoded in this region:
- the LOC137831650 gene encoding sucrose synthase 6-like, which encodes MASSPIFRDKELVTNDMPDETLRPSRHHVKRCFAKYIEKGRRIIKLHDLMEEMEHVIDDNIQRNQVLEGNLGFLLSCTQEAAVDPPYVAFAVRPNPGVWEFVRVSSEDLSVEPITSTDYLKFKESVYDEEWANDENAFEADFGAFDFPIPNLTLPSSIGNGLHFVSKFLTSRFSGKRTKTQPIVDYLVSLNHGGENLMISDTLSSAAKLQLALMVADGHLSALPKDAPYQDFETKLKKWGFERGWGDTAGRVKETMGILSEVLQAPDAVNLEIFFSRVPTIFNVVIFSIHGYFGQADVLGLPDTGGQVVYILDQVRALEAELLLRIKQQGLNIDPKILVVTRLIPDALGTMCSQESEPINGTKYSYILRVPFHTDKGILRQWVSRFDIYPFLERFTQDATAKILSQGKPDLIIGNYTDGNLVASLMANRLEITQGTIAHALEKTKYEDSDVKWKELDPKYHFSCQFMADTIAMNASDFIIASTYQEIAGSKDRPGQYESHAAFTLPGLCRVVSGINVFDPKFNIAAPGADQSVYFPYTEKDRRFTQFYPSIEGLLYSEVNTNEHIGYLENRRKPIIFSMARFDVVKNLTGLVEWYGKNQRLRKMVNLVIVGGFFDPLKSKDREEMAEIRKMHDLVEKYQLRGQFRWIAAQTDRYRNGELYRFIADTKGAFVQPALYEAFGLTVIEAMNCGLPTFATNQGGPAEIIVDGISGFHIDPHNGEESSNKIADFFEKCLQDSTHWSGISAAGLQRINECYTWKIYANKMLNMGNIYTYWRRVNNKQKEAKQSYIKMFYNLMFKNLVKTIPVPSHEPQRPVSKKQSVRKQNTSKR